In a genomic window of Streptomyces noursei ATCC 11455:
- a CDS encoding LysR family transcriptional regulator, which yields MAGVYDPSVQQLRSLLTLAEELHFGRAAARLYLTQPALSLQIRTLERRLGVRLFTRTSRRVEVTPVGRALLPLVRNIVGATDELRDAALSSLAEGGGLRLRVGLTDCATALGATRRVIAGLTTRHPALEIDFRVVDLVEQVTGLATGRIDAAFVYLPVAEDFHIQPLTTEARVACLSSTDPLSQRSSVCLADLADRPMVSLTPQVPRAVRDFWSVDPRPDGVPVRYTAHEVSRVESLLSAVSFDGARAFLPAVAAELYPRPDVRYLPVTDLPPCTFAIAWPEADRDAPHLALLADVCRTLRDEGLPTDPPAPGPRTDPDASVPSLAERP from the coding sequence ATGGCCGGTGTCTACGATCCGTCGGTTCAGCAACTGCGGTCGCTGCTGACGCTGGCCGAGGAACTGCACTTCGGCCGGGCCGCGGCGCGGCTCTACCTCACCCAGCCCGCCCTCAGCCTCCAGATCCGCACCCTGGAACGCCGGTTGGGCGTCCGACTGTTCACCCGTACCAGCCGGCGGGTGGAGGTGACCCCGGTGGGCCGCGCGCTGCTGCCGCTGGTGCGGAACATCGTCGGCGCGACGGACGAACTGCGCGACGCGGCCCTGTCCTCACTGGCCGAGGGCGGCGGCCTCCGGCTCCGGGTGGGACTCACCGACTGCGCGACCGCGCTCGGTGCCACCCGCCGCGTCATCGCCGGCCTCACCACCCGACACCCCGCCCTGGAGATCGACTTCCGAGTGGTGGACCTGGTCGAGCAGGTGACGGGCCTGGCGACCGGCCGGATCGACGCGGCCTTCGTCTATCTGCCGGTGGCCGAGGACTTCCACATCCAGCCGCTCACGACGGAGGCGCGGGTGGCGTGCTTATCGAGCACCGACCCGCTGTCCCAGCGCTCCTCGGTCTGCCTGGCGGACCTCGCCGACCGCCCCATGGTGAGCCTGACGCCGCAGGTGCCCCGGGCCGTACGCGACTTCTGGTCCGTCGACCCGCGACCGGACGGCGTCCCGGTGCGCTACACCGCACACGAGGTCTCCCGCGTCGAATCCCTGCTGTCCGCGGTGTCGTTCGACGGCGCCCGGGCCTTCCTGCCGGCCGTCGCGGCCGAACTCTATCCGCGGCCCGACGTCCGCTACCTCCCCGTGACGGACCTGCCGCCGTGTACGTTCGCGATCGCCTGGCCCGAGGCCGACCGCGACGCCCCGCACCTCGCCCTCCTGGCGGACGTCTGCCGCACTCTGCGCGACGAGGGCCTTCCCACCGACCCGCCGGCCCCCGGCCCCCGGACGGACCCCGACGCGTCCGTCCCCAGCCTGGCCGAACGCCCCTGA
- a CDS encoding class I SAM-dependent methyltransferase: MPHGTPGHDPASARSRRHIFGDDAEQYDTARPGYPPQLVQDVLDFSAPAARGPALEVGAGTGKATLAFARAGVPVTCVEPDVRMARVLRRRCAELPEVTVEVADFESWRPRRRYGLLYCAQAWHWVDPVARWDRARAALSPGGAIGLFWNHWFLSCGELTDRLTAAHARHGIEIPADTLLDPRPRPARRGPESRQWREMTAAGFVAPEHRLYTSVHERSTSALLGLLASYGGYRALPARPRERVLDEVARIVDAHGGHAQVRVTTSLFLGRTAR, from the coding sequence ATGCCGCACGGGACTCCCGGCCATGACCCGGCCTCGGCGCGGTCGCGCCGGCACATCTTCGGCGACGACGCCGAGCAGTACGACACGGCCAGACCCGGCTATCCCCCGCAACTCGTCCAGGACGTCCTGGACTTCTCCGCGCCGGCCGCGCGCGGGCCGGCGCTGGAGGTCGGTGCCGGAACGGGCAAGGCGACGCTGGCCTTCGCGCGGGCCGGCGTACCGGTGACCTGCGTCGAGCCGGACGTCCGCATGGCCCGGGTGCTGCGCCGCCGTTGCGCGGAACTGCCCGAGGTCACCGTCGAGGTCGCCGACTTCGAGAGCTGGCGCCCCCGGCGGCGCTACGGGTTGCTGTACTGCGCACAGGCATGGCACTGGGTCGATCCCGTCGCACGCTGGGACAGGGCGCGGGCCGCGCTCTCGCCCGGCGGAGCGATCGGGCTCTTCTGGAACCACTGGTTTCTCTCGTGCGGTGAGCTGACGGACCGTCTGACCGCCGCCCATGCCCGGCACGGCATCGAGATACCTGCGGACACCCTCCTCGATCCCCGCCCCCGCCCCGCGCGCCGCGGCCCCGAGTCCCGGCAGTGGCGCGAGATGACGGCGGCCGGCTTCGTCGCCCCGGAGCACCGCCTCTACACCTCCGTCCACGAACGGTCCACGTCCGCCCTGCTCGGCCTGCTCGCCTCCTACGGCGGCTACCGGGCCCTCCCCGCCCGACCCCGCGAGCGGGTCCTCGACGAGGTGGCCCGCATCGTGGACGCCCACGGCGGACACGCGCAGGTGAGGGTGACCACGAGCCTCTTCCTGGGGCGGACGGCGCGCTAG
- a CDS encoding SDR family NAD(P)-dependent oxidoreductase — translation MTGTTFVIGAGPGIGRAVARRFAEDGASVAVLARSRSTVDGAVAAVEQAGGTALGLLADAADEASLRSGLDAAVERLGIPDVLVYNAAWVRYDRPGELSAAELTATLRVNVVGAVSAVTHLAPRMAAAGGGTVLLTSGMPTPRAGATSLSLGKAALRAARSVLADEFGPRGVHLATVTVGGPVSPGSALDPDRIAEHYLRLARQSTGAWEHDVLIEGGAVE, via the coding sequence ATGACGGGAACGACGTTCGTGATCGGGGCGGGGCCCGGCATCGGCCGGGCCGTGGCCCGGCGGTTCGCCGAGGACGGCGCGTCGGTGGCGGTGCTGGCCCGCTCCCGGTCCACCGTCGACGGCGCCGTCGCGGCGGTCGAGCAGGCCGGCGGCACGGCTCTCGGCCTGCTCGCCGACGCGGCCGACGAGGCATCGCTGCGCTCCGGCCTGGACGCCGCCGTCGAACGGCTCGGCATCCCGGACGTACTGGTCTACAACGCCGCCTGGGTCCGCTACGACCGCCCCGGCGAACTGTCCGCTGCGGAGCTGACGGCGACGCTGCGGGTCAACGTGGTCGGCGCGGTGAGCGCGGTGACGCACCTGGCTCCGCGCATGGCGGCGGCCGGTGGCGGCACCGTGCTGCTCACGTCCGGTATGCCGACCCCGCGCGCCGGGGCGACGAGCCTGTCCCTCGGCAAGGCCGCGCTGCGTGCGGCCCGTTCGGTGCTCGCCGACGAGTTCGGGCCGCGCGGGGTGCACCTCGCCACCGTCACCGTCGGCGGACCGGTCTCCCCGGGATCCGCCCTCGACCCGGACCGGATCGCCGAGCACTACCTGCGGCTCGCCCGGCAGTCGACCGGGGCGTGGGAGCACGACGTCCTGATCGAGGGCGGAGCGGTCGAGTAG
- a CDS encoding class I SAM-dependent methyltransferase, producing the protein MGRGTMAHGERGLAADQWRHWQETYSAHPGMYGSRPSAPARYAAEAFRAAGAAKVLELGAGHGRDALHFAREGFTVHATDFSATALDQLRHAARVEGLGDRITTSVHDVREPLPLADDSTEAVFAHMLLCMALSTPDIRALVDEVRRVLRPGGVFVYTVRHTGDAHYEAGTGHGDDIYEHGGFAVHFFSRRLVDDLAEGWCPAEVHAFEEGELPRRLWRVTQTLPR; encoded by the coding sequence ATGGGACGAGGAACGATGGCGCACGGCGAGCGGGGGCTGGCGGCCGACCAGTGGCGTCACTGGCAGGAGACCTACTCCGCGCACCCCGGCATGTACGGGAGCCGGCCTTCCGCGCCGGCCCGGTATGCCGCCGAGGCGTTCCGTGCCGCCGGAGCCGCGAAGGTGCTGGAACTGGGCGCCGGCCACGGCCGCGACGCCCTGCACTTCGCCCGCGAGGGCTTCACCGTGCACGCGACCGACTTCAGCGCCACCGCCCTCGACCAGTTGCGCCACGCCGCCCGGGTCGAGGGCCTCGGCGACCGGATCACCACCTCCGTGCACGACGTCCGTGAGCCGCTGCCACTGGCGGACGACTCCACGGAGGCGGTCTTCGCACACATGCTGCTGTGCATGGCGCTGTCCACACCCGACATCCGGGCCCTGGTCGACGAGGTCCGGCGCGTCCTGCGCCCGGGGGGCGTGTTCGTCTACACGGTCCGGCACACCGGCGACGCCCACTACGAGGCCGGTACCGGACACGGCGACGACATCTACGAACACGGCGGCTTCGCCGTCCACTTCTTCTCCCGGCGCCTGGTCGACGACCTCGCCGAGGGCTGGTGCCCGGCCGAGGTCCACGCCTTCGAGGAAGGCGAACTCCCGCGCCGTCTGTGGCGCGTCACCCAGACCCTGCCCCGCTGA
- a CDS encoding MFS transporter: MTISTDGPSSGTSGAVLARRSVVAGAVGNFIEWYEFGVYAYFATTIAADFFTPQGGGAAEALVRTYASFALAFFFRPVGALLLGRVGDRYGRRPALVAAVLTMTAATTAIGLLPTYATVGAVAPWLLTALRIVQGLSAGGEFGGAVALMTESAPPGKRGVYGAWQSLTVAFGLLGGAGAATLVTSALTEGQVAAWGWRLPFLAALPMGLGALWLRLRLAESPAFVRAARADRLRVRVAPGASAKSTAGQAVSGPAAAGESVSARTVFAVVVGCGRLMAWSAAGYTFLVVLPTYLQQTVGRSAQQALLATVVANLGFAAAIIPAGALSDRLGRRPVMATGAVLAALSALPLLHVVRDPGSPVWLTCGAVALAGALVGLLAGPGPAMLAEMFPTQARHTGLGVAYALANAVFSGCAGLLITELVRRTGNPDVPAFYVVVTCAVGALALATSRDDGHRRALRD, translated from the coding sequence ATGACGATTTCCACTGACGGGCCGTCCAGCGGGACGTCCGGGGCGGTGCTCGCGCGCCGGAGCGTGGTCGCGGGTGCGGTCGGCAACTTCATCGAGTGGTACGAGTTCGGTGTCTACGCGTACTTCGCCACCACCATCGCGGCCGACTTCTTCACCCCGCAGGGCGGCGGGGCCGCGGAGGCGCTGGTCAGGACGTATGCGTCGTTCGCGCTGGCGTTCTTCTTCCGGCCGGTGGGCGCGCTCCTCCTCGGCCGGGTCGGGGACCGCTACGGGCGTCGGCCGGCGCTGGTCGCCGCGGTACTGACGATGACGGCCGCGACGACGGCGATCGGCCTGCTGCCCACGTACGCCACGGTCGGTGCCGTCGCGCCCTGGCTGCTGACGGCGTTGCGGATCGTGCAGGGCCTGTCGGCCGGTGGGGAGTTCGGCGGCGCGGTCGCCCTGATGACGGAGAGCGCGCCACCCGGGAAACGGGGGGTGTACGGGGCGTGGCAGTCGCTCACCGTCGCGTTCGGGCTGCTCGGGGGTGCCGGCGCCGCGACGCTGGTGACGTCCGCCCTGACGGAGGGCCAGGTCGCGGCGTGGGGGTGGCGGCTGCCGTTCCTGGCGGCACTGCCGATGGGGTTGGGCGCGCTGTGGCTGCGGCTGCGGCTGGCGGAATCGCCCGCGTTCGTGCGAGCGGCGCGGGCGGATCGGCTACGGGTGCGGGTGGCTCCGGGGGCGTCCGCGAAGTCGACGGCGGGGCAGGCGGTGTCCGGGCCGGCGGCGGCCGGGGAGTCGGTGTCGGCGCGGACCGTGTTCGCGGTGGTGGTGGGGTGCGGGCGGCTCATGGCGTGGTCGGCGGCCGGGTACACCTTCCTCGTGGTGCTGCCGACCTACCTCCAGCAGACGGTGGGCAGGAGCGCGCAGCAGGCCCTGCTGGCCACGGTCGTCGCCAACCTCGGCTTCGCCGCCGCGATCATCCCGGCGGGCGCGTTGAGCGACCGGCTGGGCCGGCGGCCCGTGATGGCCACCGGGGCGGTCCTCGCGGCGCTGTCGGCGCTGCCCCTGCTCCACGTCGTGCGGGACCCCGGTTCCCCGGTGTGGCTGACGTGCGGCGCGGTGGCACTCGCCGGTGCCCTGGTGGGCCTGTTGGCCGGTCCGGGGCCGGCGATGCTGGCCGAGATGTTCCCCACGCAGGCCCGCCACACCGGCCTCGGCGTGGCCTATGCGCTGGCGAACGCGGTCTTCTCCGGCTGTGCGGGCCTGCTCATCACCGAACTCGTCCGCCGCACGGGCAACCCCGACGTCCCGGCGTTCTACGTCGTCGTCACCTGCGCCGTGGGGGCACTCGCCCTCGCCACCTCGCGGGACGACGGTCACCGCCGGGCGCTCCGGGACTGA
- a CDS encoding sensor histidine kinase, with protein MTRSEGRPGRRARLTAQAAFLSTGVLLHGAAFLLWVWFSLTVVYAPGVAVAPLLFATAGATSVTWLQRRRFATYADTDIPHTPPVKAPDAFRRARGRLRTAAYWRHLGYHQLAGPVLGAVEAVALVLWVGSIGGITYYAWYWMLPRRWAFVQWSDGSGWKMGVVGLVVLPFLPRLTGALLHLESVIARRLLGPSRAEELARRVEDLAERRAETLAAADAERRRIERDLHDGAQQRLVSLAVNLGLARATLTDLPPEARAVIDEAHREAKEALEELNHLVRGLHPHVLDDRGLDAALSGIAARAPLPVQLAVDVPERAAPAVEAVAYFVVSEALANVTKHARASRAEVTVARAGDTLRVRVVDDGRGGADPSGGTGLTGLTHRVASVDGTLAIDSPRGGPTTITVELPCTLPSAL; from the coding sequence ATGACCCGATCCGAGGGGCGGCCAGGCCGCCGGGCCCGTCTCACAGCACAGGCCGCCTTCCTGTCCACCGGCGTCCTGCTGCACGGTGCCGCCTTCCTGCTGTGGGTGTGGTTCAGCCTCACCGTCGTCTACGCACCCGGTGTGGCGGTGGCTCCGTTGCTGTTCGCCACCGCCGGCGCGACATCGGTGACCTGGCTCCAGCGCCGCCGCTTCGCGACGTACGCGGACACCGACATCCCCCACACCCCACCCGTGAAGGCACCCGACGCCTTCCGACGTGCCCGGGGCCGGCTGCGCACCGCCGCGTACTGGCGCCATCTCGGCTACCACCAGCTGGCCGGTCCGGTGCTGGGCGCCGTGGAGGCCGTGGCACTCGTCCTGTGGGTGGGCAGCATCGGCGGCATCACCTACTACGCCTGGTACTGGATGCTGCCGCGGCGCTGGGCCTTCGTCCAGTGGTCCGACGGCTCCGGCTGGAAGATGGGCGTGGTCGGGCTGGTCGTCCTGCCGTTCCTGCCGCGCCTGACCGGTGCCCTGCTGCACCTGGAGTCGGTGATCGCCCGGCGGCTGCTCGGACCCAGCCGGGCCGAGGAGTTGGCGCGGCGCGTCGAGGACCTGGCCGAACGCCGGGCCGAGACGCTGGCCGCCGCGGACGCCGAGCGCCGCCGCATCGAACGCGATCTGCACGACGGCGCGCAGCAGCGCCTGGTGTCCCTGGCGGTCAACCTGGGCCTGGCCCGGGCCACCCTCACCGATCTGCCGCCCGAGGCCCGAGCGGTCATCGACGAGGCGCACCGCGAGGCGAAGGAGGCCCTGGAGGAGCTCAACCACCTGGTACGCGGCCTGCACCCGCACGTCCTGGACGACCGCGGGCTGGACGCGGCGCTCTCCGGCATCGCCGCCCGGGCACCGCTGCCCGTCCAACTCGCCGTCGACGTGCCCGAGCGGGCCGCGCCCGCCGTGGAGGCGGTGGCCTACTTCGTCGTCTCCGAGGCGCTGGCGAACGTCACCAAGCACGCACGGGCGAGTCGCGCCGAGGTGACGGTCGCACGGGCCGGTGACACGCTGCGGGTCCGGGTCGTCGATGATGGCAGGGGAGGGGCGGACCCCTCCGGGGGAACCGGCCTGACCGGGCTCACGCACCGCGTGGCCTCGGTGGACGGCACCCTCGCCATCGACAGCCCCCGCGGGGGCCCGACCACCATCACCGTGGAGCTGCCGTGCACGCTGCCAAGCGCGCTGTGA
- a CDS encoding SDR family oxidoreductase has translation MNLLIVGGSGFLGRELIQRAAAAGHTVTATFATRAADVPGARWLPLDLRRGEQIPRVLGAARPDVVVNAAYRRTDWATTADGAIQLAMAATRHGARLVQVSSDAVFSGADVHYDESAVPDPLTPYGAAKAAAETAIRLLAPAAVVARTSLIIGDGGSAHEALVHDLAAGRREGALFTDEFRCPVHVADLAGALLELTASAHTGVCHLAGADAVSRHELGVLIAERDALDASRLPTGRRADTGTPGALDVRLDSTRTQRTLRTTLRGARTFLRRER, from the coding sequence ATGAACCTCCTGATCGTAGGCGGCAGTGGCTTCCTGGGCCGCGAGCTGATCCAGCGGGCGGCGGCGGCCGGCCACACCGTGACGGCGACCTTCGCGACCCGCGCCGCCGACGTCCCCGGGGCCCGCTGGCTGCCTCTGGACCTCCGCCGCGGCGAGCAGATCCCCCGGGTGCTCGGCGCGGCCCGACCGGACGTCGTCGTCAACGCGGCGTATCGCAGGACCGACTGGGCCACCACGGCCGACGGCGCGATCCAACTGGCCATGGCCGCCACGCGGCACGGGGCCCGGCTGGTGCAGGTGTCGAGCGACGCCGTGTTCTCCGGTGCCGACGTCCACTACGACGAATCCGCCGTGCCGGACCCGCTCACGCCGTACGGTGCCGCGAAGGCCGCCGCCGAAACGGCGATCCGGCTGCTCGCCCCCGCGGCCGTCGTCGCCCGCACCTCGCTGATCATCGGCGACGGCGGTTCCGCGCACGAGGCACTGGTCCACGACCTGGCCGCCGGGCGACGCGAGGGCGCGCTGTTCACCGACGAGTTCCGGTGCCCCGTGCACGTCGCCGACCTCGCCGGGGCCCTCCTGGAACTGACCGCCTCCGCCCACACCGGGGTGTGCCACCTCGCCGGGGCGGACGCGGTCAGCCGCCATGAACTCGGTGTGCTGATCGCCGAGCGCGACGCCCTGGACGCCTCCCGACTGCCCACCGGCCGCCGCGCCGACACCGGCACCCCGGGCGCCCTGGACGTCCGCCTGGACAGCACCCGCACCCAACGCACCCTGCGCACCACCCTGCGCGGCGCCCGCACCTTCCTCCGCCGCGAACGCTGA
- a CDS encoding amino acid permease, protein MTRNLTRSTQGSPQAVQDAAPALSHGLKQRHLSMIALGGVIGAGLFVGSGVGIAAAGPAIVLLFVGTGALVMLIMRMLGEMSAARPSTGSFSVHAEEELGSWAGTTSGWMYWLMLCAGVAAEATAAGAIMHTWVSFIPAYGWVAIFMAFFCASNLTAVKNFGEFEFWFAAIKVTVIVAFLVLGVLGILGVFGDAPGTHHLTGHGGFFPTGAAGLAAGLLTTISGFAGLETVTIAAAESDRPSHNVARAVRTAVWRIAVFYIGSMAVVVTLVPWNDPKVATDGPYVTVLDRLGIPAAGTIMQIVVLVALLSAMNANIYGSSRMAYSLVSRGQGPRFLGKVTRGVPAAAVLASCVLGFAAVIAGVIWPTTVFAWLLNIAGCSVLVVWSIVCLTQLRMRRRLEREAPDQLLVRMWGFPYLTWLAFAAILGVFAVMATSGDGRHQLAGTAVVVAALIGADRVRRRRARRTADAVQQ, encoded by the coding sequence ATGACTCGGAATCTCACCCGGTCAACCCAGGGTTCCCCGCAGGCCGTGCAGGATGCCGCGCCCGCGCTGTCGCACGGACTCAAGCAGCGTCATCTGTCGATGATCGCGCTCGGCGGGGTGATCGGCGCGGGGCTCTTCGTGGGCTCCGGCGTCGGCATCGCCGCGGCGGGCCCGGCCATCGTGCTCCTCTTCGTGGGCACCGGCGCCCTGGTCATGTTGATCATGCGGATGCTCGGCGAGATGTCCGCGGCCCGGCCCTCCACCGGCTCGTTCTCCGTACACGCCGAGGAGGAACTCGGCTCCTGGGCGGGGACCACCTCGGGCTGGATGTACTGGCTGATGCTCTGCGCGGGCGTGGCCGCCGAGGCCACCGCGGCGGGCGCCATCATGCACACCTGGGTGTCGTTCATCCCCGCCTACGGCTGGGTGGCGATCTTCATGGCGTTCTTCTGCGCCAGCAATCTGACCGCGGTCAAGAACTTCGGCGAGTTCGAGTTCTGGTTCGCCGCCATCAAGGTCACCGTGATCGTCGCGTTCCTGGTGCTGGGCGTGCTCGGCATCCTCGGAGTGTTCGGCGACGCCCCGGGCACGCACCACCTCACCGGCCACGGCGGCTTCTTCCCGACCGGCGCCGCCGGCCTCGCCGCGGGGCTGCTGACCACCATTTCCGGCTTCGCCGGCCTGGAGACCGTCACCATCGCGGCGGCCGAGTCCGACCGGCCGAGCCACAACGTCGCCCGCGCCGTCCGCACCGCCGTCTGGCGCATCGCGGTGTTCTACATCGGCTCCATGGCCGTGGTCGTCACCCTGGTGCCGTGGAACGACCCGAAGGTCGCCACGGACGGCCCGTACGTCACCGTGCTCGACCGGCTCGGCATCCCGGCCGCCGGCACGATCATGCAGATCGTGGTGCTGGTGGCCCTGCTCTCCGCGATGAACGCCAACATCTACGGCTCCTCGCGGATGGCGTACTCGCTGGTCAGCCGGGGCCAGGGCCCGCGCTTCCTGGGCAAGGTCACCCGGGGCGTCCCGGCCGCCGCCGTGCTGGCGTCCTGCGTGTTAGGCTTCGCGGCGGTGATCGCCGGGGTCATCTGGCCGACCACCGTGTTCGCCTGGCTGCTCAACATCGCCGGCTGCTCGGTGCTGGTCGTCTGGTCGATCGTCTGCCTGACCCAGCTGAGGATGCGCCGCCGCCTGGAACGCGAGGCGCCCGATCAGCTCCTGGTGCGGATGTGGGGCTTCCCCTACCTCACCTGGCTGGCGTTCGCCGCCATCCTCGGCGTCTTCGCCGTCATGGCCACCAGCGGGGACGGCCGGCACCAGCTCGCCGGCACGGCCGTCGTGGTGGCGGCGCTGATCGGCGCGGACCGCGTCAGGCGGCGTCGCGCCCGCCGGACCGCCGACGCCGTCCAGCAGTAG
- a CDS encoding restriction endonuclease, which translates to MTTRARRPRATTGRPGRRPTRRPTRRPGRRPRGRAARRRARERAATRLVVAGLLLVALAAVAREYPVTTLVLGVLAVACATSVFLARTGRLHLPGPIGPRQDATHTLAAYHHMTGTQFEHAVADLARRDPAVRSATVSGGANDRGLDVLVVLHDGRRVAVQCKRYAEGNRVGAPAIYTANGTYRDYHRCDHAVIVTTSRFTRDAEVANASLAAPLRLIDGRGLARWAGGGRPPWA; encoded by the coding sequence ATGACCACGCGAGCCCGACGACCACGCGCCACCACAGGGCGCCCCGGCCGACGTCCCACCCGCCGCCCGACCCGGCGCCCCGGCCGCCGCCCCCGCGGCCGAGCCGCCCGACGCCGCGCCCGCGAGCGAGCCGCCACCCGACTCGTCGTCGCCGGCCTGCTGCTCGTCGCCCTCGCCGCGGTCGCGCGCGAGTACCCCGTCACCACCCTCGTCCTCGGCGTTCTCGCCGTCGCCTGCGCAACGTCGGTCTTCCTCGCCCGCACCGGCCGCCTGCACCTCCCCGGTCCGATCGGGCCCCGCCAGGACGCCACCCACACCCTCGCCGCGTACCACCACATGACCGGCACCCAGTTCGAGCACGCCGTCGCCGACCTCGCCCGCCGCGACCCCGCCGTGCGCTCCGCGACCGTTTCCGGCGGCGCCAACGACCGGGGGCTGGACGTCCTCGTCGTCCTGCACGACGGCCGACGGGTCGCCGTGCAGTGCAAGCGGTACGCCGAAGGCAACCGGGTCGGCGCCCCCGCGATCTACACCGCGAACGGTACGTACCGCGACTACCACCGCTGCGACCACGCCGTCATCGTCACCACCTCCCGCTTCACCCGCGACGCCGAGGTCGCCAACGCCTCGCTCGCCGCACCGCTCCGGCTGATCGACGGCCGCGGCCTGGCCCGTTGGGCCGGCGGTGGCCGCCCGCCCTGGGCCTAG
- a CDS encoding response regulator has protein sequence MIAEDSVLLRIGVVKVLETAGFEVVAEADDAEGLLRAVEEHRPDIAVVDVRMPPGFTDEGVRAALVIRKQWPDTAVLMLSQYVEERYAAELLATNTSGVGYLLKQRVADVEEFIEALRRVAAGGTALDPQVVAQLLVRRPSDPVGRLTEREREVLALMAEGRSNAGIAVQLVVSESAVAKHINNILAKLDLPRAEGDHRRVLAVLRFLGVSG, from the coding sequence GTGATCGCCGAGGACTCCGTCCTGCTCAGGATCGGCGTGGTCAAAGTCCTGGAGACCGCCGGGTTCGAGGTGGTGGCCGAGGCCGATGACGCGGAAGGGCTGTTGCGGGCAGTGGAGGAGCACCGCCCGGACATCGCCGTCGTCGACGTCCGGATGCCGCCCGGCTTCACCGACGAGGGGGTGCGGGCCGCGCTGGTCATCCGGAAGCAGTGGCCGGACACCGCCGTCCTGATGCTGTCCCAGTACGTCGAGGAGCGCTACGCCGCCGAACTGCTCGCGACGAACACCAGCGGCGTCGGCTACCTCCTCAAGCAACGGGTGGCCGACGTCGAGGAGTTCATCGAGGCGCTGCGCCGGGTCGCGGCCGGCGGCACGGCCCTGGACCCGCAGGTGGTGGCGCAGCTGCTGGTGCGGCGCCCCAGCGACCCGGTGGGGCGCCTGACCGAGCGCGAGCGCGAGGTGCTGGCGCTGATGGCCGAGGGCCGCTCCAACGCGGGCATCGCCGTCCAACTGGTCGTCAGTGAAAGCGCGGTGGCCAAACACATCAACAACATCCTGGCGAAGCTGGACCTGCCCAGGGCGGAGGGCGACCACCGCCGCGTACTGGCGGTGCTGCGCTTCCTGGGCGTGAGCGGCTAG